From the genome of Blautia pseudococcoides, one region includes:
- a CDS encoding sugar kinase: protein MKKDFDLLSLGEILLRLSPPDNERIVRGETFQKQVGGAELNVVSGASLLGLRTGMISKLPDNALGVYAKNRVRFCGVSDDYLVYDEEPDARLGIYYYENGAYPRKPSVVYDRRHASFCKIRVEELPEDMFACTRCFHTSGITLALAENTRNTAVEMIKRFKENGAIISFDVNFRGNLWTGAEAKECIEKILPYVDIFFCSEDTARLTFLKDGDVKSIMKSFTEEYPISIVASTQRIVHSPKVHTFGSVIYNAKEDRYYEEEPYQDIEVVDRIGSGDAYISGALYGLLAHGFDCRRALEYGNATSSVKNTIPGDLPSCDLKEIDRIIRNHKGVGGQVEMDR from the coding sequence ATGAAAAAAGATTTTGATTTGCTTTCATTGGGAGAAATTTTGCTGAGGCTGTCACCGCCGGATAATGAGAGGATCGTGCGCGGTGAGACATTTCAGAAGCAGGTGGGCGGTGCAGAGCTGAATGTAGTGTCTGGAGCTTCTCTTCTGGGGCTTAGGACGGGGATGATATCCAAGCTGCCGGATAACGCGCTTGGAGTCTACGCCAAGAACAGAGTCCGTTTCTGCGGGGTAAGTGATGATTATCTGGTGTATGATGAGGAGCCGGATGCGAGACTGGGAATTTATTACTATGAAAACGGGGCTTATCCCAGAAAGCCCAGTGTGGTTTATGACAGACGCCATGCATCTTTTTGCAAGATCAGAGTGGAGGAACTGCCGGAGGACATGTTTGCGTGCACAAGGTGTTTCCACACCAGCGGCATTACCCTGGCTTTGGCGGAGAATACCAGGAATACTGCGGTGGAGATGATCAAGAGGTTTAAGGAGAATGGGGCGATCATTTCTTTTGATGTGAATTTCCGGGGGAATCTTTGGACTGGGGCTGAGGCGAAGGAATGTATTGAGAAAATTCTTCCTTATGTGGACATTTTCTTCTGTTCTGAAGATACGGCACGATTGACGTTTTTGAAGGATGGGGATGTGAAGTCTATTATGAAGAGTTTTACGGAGGAATATCCTATATCTATTGTGGCATCCACACAGAGGATCGTGCATAGCCCTAAGGTGCATACGTTTGGGTCTGTGATCTATAATGCGAAGGAAGACAGGTATTATGAGGAGGAGCCGTATCAGGATATTGAGGTTGTGGATAGGATCGGAAGCGGGGATGCTTATATTTCGGGAGCACTTTATGGGCTGCTGGCACATGGGTTTGACTGCCGGAGGGCACTGGAGTATGGGAATGCGACCAGTTCGGTGAAGAATACCATTCCGGGGGATCTGCCTTCTTGTGATTTGAAGGAGATTGATAGGATTATACGGAATCATAAGGGGGTGGGGGGACAGGTGGAAATGGATAGGTGA
- a CDS encoding YlmC/YmxH family sporulation protein, with product MRVCDLKQKEVINICTCKSLGCPLDVEFDPKTGCLTAIIVPVPGKLCGLFGPVSEYVIPWQCIRQIGEDIILVEIKEEKFLKKE from the coding sequence ATGCGGGTTTGTGATTTGAAGCAGAAGGAAGTTATTAATATTTGTACTTGTAAGAGTCTGGGGTGTCCATTGGATGTGGAGTTTGATCCTAAGACGGGGTGTCTGACGGCTATTATTGTGCCGGTGCCGGGGAAGCTTTGTGGGTTGTTTGGACCGGTCAGTGAGTATGTGATTCCTTGGCAGTGTATTAGACAGATTGGCGAGGATATTATTTTGGTGGAGATTAAGGAGGAGAAGTTTCTGAAGAAAGAATAA
- a CDS encoding alpha-N-arabinofuranosidase — protein MTKLVINPNVKKSKIHKEIYGHFSEHLGRCIYEGLYVGENSPIPNVNGMRTDVVEALKEMKIPVLRWPGGCFADEYHWKDGIGPKEDRKKIINTHWGGVVEDNSFGTHEFFELCRQLGCEAYVNGNVGSGTVQEMSEWVEYMTFDGVSPMADLRKKNGHEDSWDVAFFGVGNENWGCGGNMTPEFYGNEYRRYQTYVRDYKADKKIYKIACGANVDDYEWTERVLHTCFRHSQTFQHGFMDGLSLHYYTHPEGWDIKGSATDFDDRAWYKTLSKTLYMEELINRHGAIMDKYDPEKKIGMIVDEWGTWFTVEPGTNPGFLYQQNTMRDALVAGINLNIFNKHSDRVHMANLAQLVNVLQSVILTEGEKMLLTPTYHVFNMYKYHQDAELLESHMDTKTIGVDDAYHVPNMTESVSVDTEGVMHLTITNLSLDEAYDVDALILEKPVTEVKGEILAEEMHAMNTFEEPENVKVKEFKNVKITDKGIAFTIPACSILHLAVK, from the coding sequence ATGACAAAACTGGTAATCAACCCTAACGTAAAGAAGAGCAAAATACATAAGGAAATTTACGGGCACTTTTCCGAGCATCTGGGAAGGTGTATCTATGAAGGGCTTTATGTGGGAGAGAATTCCCCGATTCCCAATGTAAACGGTATGCGCACGGATGTGGTGGAAGCCCTGAAGGAAATGAAAATACCGGTGCTGCGCTGGCCGGGCGGATGTTTTGCGGATGAGTATCACTGGAAGGATGGTATCGGGCCGAAAGAGGACAGAAAGAAAATCATCAATACTCACTGGGGCGGTGTTGTGGAGGATAACAGTTTCGGAACACATGAGTTTTTTGAACTGTGCCGCCAGCTGGGCTGTGAAGCCTATGTGAACGGAAATGTTGGAAGCGGAACCGTGCAGGAAATGTCGGAGTGGGTGGAATATATGACGTTTGACGGTGTTTCGCCCATGGCTGATTTGAGGAAGAAAAACGGGCATGAGGACTCCTGGGATGTGGCATTCTTTGGTGTGGGCAATGAGAACTGGGGCTGCGGGGGCAATATGACTCCGGAGTTTTACGGCAATGAGTACCGCCGTTACCAGACTTATGTGAGAGATTATAAGGCAGACAAAAAAATTTACAAAATTGCATGCGGAGCCAATGTGGATGACTATGAATGGACAGAGCGTGTTCTGCATACCTGCTTCCGTCACAGCCAGACTTTTCAGCATGGATTTATGGATGGGCTTTCCCTGCATTATTATACACATCCGGAGGGATGGGACATCAAGGGAAGTGCAACGGATTTTGATGATAGGGCCTGGTATAAGACTCTGAGCAAGACCCTTTATATGGAGGAGCTGATCAACCGGCACGGAGCCATTATGGACAAGTACGACCCGGAAAAGAAAATCGGTATGATCGTGGATGAGTGGGGTACCTGGTTTACCGTAGAACCGGGTACAAATCCAGGCTTCCTTTATCAGCAGAACACCATGAGGGACGCGCTGGTGGCAGGAATCAACCTGAACATCTTTAACAAACACAGTGACCGTGTCCACATGGCAAATCTGGCTCAGCTTGTGAATGTCCTCCAGTCCGTTATTCTGACAGAGGGGGAGAAAATGCTGCTGACACCTACATACCATGTATTTAATATGTATAAATATCATCAGGATGCAGAACTTTTAGAGAGCCATATGGATACAAAGACGATAGGTGTGGATGATGCGTATCATGTTCCGAACATGACGGAATCGGTTTCAGTAGATACAGAGGGTGTGATGCACCTTACCATCACAAATCTGTCCCTGGATGAGGCTTATGATGTGGACGCGCTGATTCTGGAAAAACCTGTGACAGAGGTAAAAGGAGAGATACTGGCAGAAGAAATGCATGCCATGAACACGTTCGAGGAACCGGAAAATGTAAAGGTGAAAGAATTTAAGAATGTGAAGATCACGGACAAAGGGATCGCATTTACTATACCTGCGTGCAGTATCCTGCATCTGGCAGTGAAATAA
- a CDS encoding undecaprenyl-diphosphate phosphatase, whose protein sequence is MDFIEMIKAVILGIIQGITEWLPISSTGHLILFDNLWPMTSTPEFFEVFKVVIQFGSILAVLVLFFHKLNPFSPKKSVSEKQETFTLWKKVAVGCIPIVAAGLPLDMVLEDYLSSVYIIAATLILYGIAFLVIESRKKQPKMKSLEALTYRTAFFIGCFQVLAAIPGTSRSGATILGAVILGCSRYVASEFSFFLAIPVMAGASGLKLLKYFLKTGMFSGSEWILLLIGTLVSFVVSVFAIRMLLSYIRKHDFKIFGIYRIILGIIVIIYFSLLA, encoded by the coding sequence ATGGACTTTATAGAAATGATTAAAGCAGTCATTCTCGGCATCATCCAGGGTATCACAGAATGGCTGCCCATAAGCAGCACGGGACATCTGATCTTGTTTGACAATCTCTGGCCCATGACCTCCACACCGGAATTTTTTGAAGTATTCAAGGTTGTTATTCAATTCGGCTCCATACTGGCTGTACTGGTATTGTTTTTCCACAAACTCAACCCCTTTTCTCCAAAGAAAAGTGTATCCGAAAAGCAGGAGACTTTTACTCTGTGGAAAAAGGTAGCGGTAGGGTGCATACCCATCGTGGCTGCCGGTCTTCCGCTGGACATGGTACTGGAGGACTATCTGTCCAGCGTGTACATAATCGCTGCAACCCTGATCCTGTATGGTATTGCCTTTCTTGTCATCGAGAGCAGAAAAAAGCAGCCGAAAATGAAGTCCCTGGAGGCACTGACCTACCGGACAGCTTTTTTCATCGGCTGTTTCCAGGTTTTAGCGGCAATTCCCGGAACCTCAAGAAGCGGTGCCACCATTCTGGGTGCTGTCATCCTGGGCTGTTCCCGTTATGTGGCAAGTGAATTTTCCTTTTTCCTGGCAATACCGGTCATGGCAGGGGCCAGCGGTCTGAAGCTGCTGAAATATTTTTTAAAGACAGGCATGTTCTCCGGATCGGAGTGGATCCTTCTGTTGATCGGAACATTGGTTTCCTTTGTTGTATCCGTATTTGCGATCCGAATGCTCCTGAGCTATATCAGAAAACACGATTTCAAAATATTTGGTATTTACCGTATTATATTGGGTATTATTGTCATCATATATTTCAGCCTTCTGGCATGA